A window from Carassius gibelio isolate Cgi1373 ecotype wild population from Czech Republic chromosome B3, carGib1.2-hapl.c, whole genome shotgun sequence encodes these proteins:
- the LOC127952485 gene encoding zinc finger protein 845-like isoform X2 has translation MRIHTGEKPFTCDQCGKSFTQSSNLNIHMNIHTADKKHACDQCGKMFLWVSLLKKHLKVHAKEKPHPCYLCSKSFLPLQSLKVHQKIHTGERVYIKRNERFHTGKKPYKCSHCDKRFSDKSNLKTHERIHTGEKPYKCSHCDKRFNYSSYLKTHERIHTGEKPYKCSHCDKRFNYSSYLKTHESIHTAEKPYKCSNCYKRFSHPSHLKAHERIHTGEKPYKCSHCDKRFSKLSGQKIHERIHTGEKPYKCAHCDKRFSDSSSLKRHERIHTGEKPYKCAHCDKRFNDSSSLKMHERIHTGEKHYKCAHCDKTFNDSSSLITHERIHTGETHYKCAHCDKTFNDSSSLKTHKRIHIGEKLFNCAHCDKTFNDSSSLKTHERIHTGEKHYKCAHCDKTFNDSSSLITHERIHIGEKLYKCAHCDKRFSDSSTLKTHKRIHIGEKPYKCAHCDKTFNDSSSLKTHERIHTVEKPYKCSHCDKRFSKSSGQKIHERIHTGEKPYKCAHCDKRFSDSSTLKTHERIHTGEKPYKCSHCDWRFSVSSSLKIHERIHTGEKPYKCAHCDKRFRDSSTLKAHERIHTGEKPYKCAHCDKRFSDSSYLKTHERIHTGEKPYKCSHCDKIFSDSSNLKTHERLHTGEKPYKCSHCDKRFRDSTHLKTHERIHTNETK, from the coding sequence atgagaattcatactggagagaaaccattcacttgtgatcagtgtgggaagagtttcacacaatcatcaaaccttaatatacacatgaacatccacactgcaGACAAGAAGCATGCATGTGATCAATgcggtaaaatgtttttatgggttTCACTTCTGAAGAAACACTTGAAAGTTCATGCAAAGGAGAAACCACATCCATGTTATTTGTGTAGTAAGAGTTTTTTGCCTCTACAAAGTTTGAAAGtacatcagaaaatacatactggtgaaagagtatatataaaaagaaatgaaaggttCCACACTGGaaagaaaccttataagtgttcacactgtgacaagagattcagtgataaatcaaatctgaaaacacatgagaggattcacactggagagaaaccttataagtgttcacactgtgacaagagattcaattaTTCATCATATCTGAAAacgcatgagaggattcacactggagagaaaccttataagtgttcacactgtgacaagagattcaattaTTCATCATatttgaaaacacatgagagcattcacactgcagagaaaccttacaagtgttcaaactgttacaagagattcagtcatccatcacatctgaaagcacatgagaggattcacactggagagaaaccttacaagtgttcacattgtgacaagagattcagtaaatTATCAGGTCAGAaaatacatgagaggattcacaccggagagaaaccatataagtgtgcacactgtgacaagagattcagtgattcatcatctctgaaaaggcatgagaggattcacactggagagaaaccatataagtgtgcacactgtgacaagagattcaatgattcatcatctctgaaaatgcatgagaggattcacactggagagaaacattataagtgtgcacactgtgacaagacattcaatgattcatcatctctgataacgcatgagaggattcacactggagagacacattataagtgtgcacactgtgacaagacattcaaTGATTCTTCATCTCTGAAAACGCATAAGAGGATTCACATTGGAGAGAAACTTTTTAattgtgcacactgtgacaagacattcaatgattcatcatctctgaaaacgcatgagaggattcacactggagagaaacattataagtgtgcacactgtgacaagacattcaatgattcatcatctctgataacgcatgagaggattcacattggagagaaactttataagtgtgcacactgtgacaagagattcagtgattcatcaactCTGAAAACGCATAAGAGGATTCACattggagagaaaccttataagtgtgcacactgtgacaagacattcaaTGATTCTTCatctctgaaaacacatgagaggatccacactgtagagaaaccttataagtgttcacactgcgacaagagattcagtaaatcatcaggtcagaaaatacatgagaggattcacactggagagaaaccatataagtgtgcacactgtgacaagagattcagtgattcatcaactctgaaaacacatgagaggatccacactggagagaaaccttataagtgttcacactgtgactggagattcagtgtgtcatcaagtctgaaaatacatgagaggattcacactggagagaaaccatataagtgtgcacactgtgacaagagattccgTGATTCATCAACTCTGAaagcacatgagaggatccacactggagagaaaccttataagtgtgcacactgtgacaagagattcagtgattcatcatatctgaaaacacatgagaggatccacactggagaaaaaccttataagtgttcacactgtgacaagatattcagtgattcatcaaatctgaaaacacatgagaggctccacactggagagaaaccttacaagtgttcacactgtgacaagagattcagggATTcgacacatctgaaaacacatgagaggattcacacgaATGAAACCAAATaa